The following coding sequences are from one Epilithonimonas vandammei window:
- a CDS encoding polysaccharide biosynthesis/export family protein — protein MRRVLSIFFMVFVLLMVFSCNTKKNIQYFKNIEDVAIKESIRANTSTIQPGDMLGIVVLAKDNEVAKPFNQNYYSTDMSQYSSVPSRSASVEPIYIVDSKGNIDFPILGSINTTSLNVDQLREILKDKLSKYIKNPGVNLRTVNYKVTVLGEVNRTGTFTIDSGQPTTILNVLGLAGDLTIYGERKNVLVIRNVDGVTTKEYIDLTSADLFNSPYYYVKQNDVIYVTPNKARQSASSYGPEIGVIISVVSVVVGVLALIFR, from the coding sequence ATGAGAAGAGTTTTATCCATATTTTTTATGGTTTTTGTCCTATTGATGGTCTTTTCGTGTAATACGAAAAAAAATATTCAATACTTTAAAAACATCGAGGATGTTGCTATAAAAGAGTCGATAAGAGCAAATACATCAACAATACAACCCGGCGATATGTTAGGCATTGTGGTGCTGGCTAAAGACAATGAAGTAGCTAAACCATTCAATCAAAATTACTATTCAACAGATATGTCTCAGTACTCTTCTGTACCTAGTAGAAGTGCTTCTGTAGAACCTATTTACATTGTGGATAGTAAGGGTAATATAGACTTCCCAATTTTAGGATCTATTAATACCACAAGTCTGAACGTGGATCAATTGAGGGAGATACTAAAAGATAAACTTTCGAAATACATTAAAAATCCAGGCGTTAATTTAAGAACTGTAAACTATAAAGTTACCGTATTAGGAGAAGTTAATAGAACAGGAACTTTTACCATTGATAGCGGTCAGCCTACCACTATTCTAAATGTTTTAGGATTGGCAGGAGACCTTACTATTTATGGTGAAAGAAAAAATGTTTTAGTGATAAGAAATGTAGATGGTGTTACAACGAAAGAATACATAGATCTAACCAGTGCAGATTTGTTTAACTCTCCATATTATTACGTTAAGCAAAATGATGTCATCTATGTTACGCCAAACAAAGCTAGACAAAGTGCCTCTTCTTATGGGCCAGAAATTGGAGTAATTATTTCTGTAGTATCGGTGGTTGTGGGTGTATTAGCGCTTATATTTAGATAA